The Thermomonospora curvata DSM 43183 DNA segment CCCTGACGGCAGCTTGCGGATATTGCCGAAACGCCGGTGGCCCGCCCTGTTGGCCATCAGGCCGCCCTCCAGACATCGGACGCCGTCAGGGGCTCCACCACACCGCCGGCGATGAACTCACGAAGCGCCGACTCGGGGATGCGGACATGCCCGCGCTTGCCCTCCTCACCGAGCCGAGACGAACCGGATCCGCCGCTCCGCGATCAGCCGCCGAGGGAACCGCTCGGAAGTGTTGAGCAGTTCAGCCGCCTCCGCCACGGTCAGCAGCCGATCACCGGGCGGGAGAGGGTTGGTCTTCGGGGGGTTGCTGGTCACGCTGCCTCCGGAGTTGCCGAAAGTTGAGTGGCCATCTGTGTCGCTTGGTCGAGTTGCCGTCGTCGTTGGATGCGTTCGTCGATCAGGTGCAGCAGCCGTTCATCCAGCGGTCTGACGTCCGGGTCACCAGGCCCCGCCCGCTCCCAGGCGTAGACGCCGTCCGGGTCGTCGGGCCGGGCGGCCGGGATGCCCGCTTCGGCGAGGCGGGCGAGGACCCAGACTTTGCGGTCGGCTTTGTGGTCGGCCAGGGTTTTGCCG contains these protein-coding regions:
- a CDS encoding excisionase family DNA-binding protein; the protein is MTSNPPKTNPLPPGDRLLTVAEAAELLNTSERFPRRLIAERRIRFVSAR